The following are encoded in a window of Bos indicus isolate NIAB-ARS_2022 breed Sahiwal x Tharparkar chromosome 7, NIAB-ARS_B.indTharparkar_mat_pri_1.0, whole genome shotgun sequence genomic DNA:
- the RAB3D gene encoding ras-related protein Rab-3D, producing MASAGDPPTGQRDAADQNFDYMFKLLLIGNSSVGKTSFLFRYADDSFTPAFVSTVGIDFKVKTVYRHDKRIKLQIWDTAGQERYRTITTAYYRGAMGFLLMYDVANQESFAAVQDWATQIKTYSWDNAQVILVGNKCDLEDERVVPTEEGRRLADDLGFEFFEASAKENINVKQVFERLVDVICEKMNESLEPSSSPGSNGKGPALGDTPAPQPSSCPC from the exons ATGGCATCAGCTGGAGACCCCCCAACAGGCCAGCGGGATGCAGCGGACCAGAACTTCGACTACATGTTCAAGCTGCTGCTCATTGGCAACAGCAGCGTGGGCAAGACGTCCTTCCTGTTCCGATACGCCGACGACTCCTTCACGCCCGCCTTTGTCAGCACCGTGGGCATTGACTTCAAGGTCAAGACAGTCTACCGCCATGACAAGAGGATCAAGCTGCAGATCTGG GACACGGCGGGCCAGGAGCGCTACCGTACCATCACCACAGCCTACTACCGCGGAGCCATGGGCTTCCTGCTCATGTATGACGTTGCCAACCAGGAGTCCTTTGCTGCCGTGCAGGACTG ggCCACGCAGATCAAGACCTACTCCTGGGACAACGCTCAGGTCATCCTCGTGGGGAACAAGTGTGACCTGGAGGATGAGCGTGTTGTGCCCACCGAGGAAGGCCGGAGGCTCGCCGACGACCTTG GTTTTGAGTTCTTCGAGGCCAGCGCCAAGGAGAACATCAACGTGAAGCAGGTCTTCGAGCGCCTGGTGGACGTCATCTGCGAGAAGATGAATGAGTCCCTGGAACCCAGCTCTAGTCCTGGCAGCAATGGGAAAGGCCCGGCCTTGGGGGACACTCCAGCGCCACAGCCCAGCAGCTGTCCCTGCTAG